One Equus asinus isolate D_3611 breed Donkey chromosome 26, EquAss-T2T_v2, whole genome shotgun sequence genomic window carries:
- the ALKBH6 gene encoding alpha-ketoglutarate-dependent dioxygenase alkB homolog 6 isoform X6 — MVPERLPLWLQRYVDKVSDLSLFGGLPANHVLVNQYLPGEGIMPHEDGPLYYPTVSTISLGSHTMLDLYEPRQPKDDDPTEQPRPPPRPATSLLLEPRSLLVLRGTAYTRLLHGIAAACVDALDAASLPPNAAACPSARPGARLVRGTRVSLTIRRVPRVLRTGLLLSK; from the exons ATGGTTCCTGAGCGGCTGCCCCTGTGGCTCCAGCGCTACGTGGACAAAGTGTCTGATCTCAGCCTTTTTGGGGGTCTCCCAGCCAACCACGTCCTTGTGAACCAGTATCTGCCTGGGGAGGGCATCATG ccccacgAGGACGGGCCACTGTACTACCCGACTGTCAGCACCATCAGCCTGGGCTCCCACACCATGCTGGATCTCTACGAGCCGCGGCAGCCAAAGGATGATGACCCTACAGAGCAG ccccggcccccaccccggcCGGCCACCTCGCTGCTGCTCGAACCGCGCAGCCTCCTGGTGCTCCGTGGCACCGCCTACACGCGCCTCCTCCACGGCATCGCAGCCGCCTGCGTAGACGCACTCGAcgctgcctccctgcctcccaacGCGGCCGCCTGCCCGTCTGCGCGGCCCGGAGCCCGCCTGGTCCGCGGCACCCGCGTCTCGCTGACCATCCGCCGCGTGCCCCGCGTGCTGCGCACCGGCCTCCTGCTCAGCAAGTGA